In the genome of Raphanus sativus cultivar WK10039 chromosome 9, ASM80110v3, whole genome shotgun sequence, the window TCCAAAGCCAGATCCGGGATTTGAAGGTCAACCGAGCCATCTGTTACAGCGGCTGCGAGGTCAAGCTTCTTCGGTGGCGAGCCAGCAAGAGACTTGTCGGAGACTTGCTTAGTTGCGCCAGAGGATTGAGTCGAGGCAGAGGAAGAAGGGGAAGACGAGGTGCTCTTGCCGGAGAGCCCGCGCttagacttcttcttcttcgtcatgAGGAAAGGCAGAGAAGACGCTTTGATTGGCGCCGGATTCCGACGCCGGGAGAGACGCCGGAGATGAGATGCGAACGAACTCACTTTTCGCCGTTGGAGTCTGACCAATGGGTTGGTTTGTTCAAAGAAAAAGGACAGAAATTGGAGAAGAAAGGAACTCCGTTTACTCTACCCTCTGGCGAAATGTGTGTCAAAATCCCAAACTCTATCATTGAGAAGAACAAAAAGTCTTGGGAAGCTTTTGTTATTGGCCAGTTCTACTCGGATCCGCCTGCGCAAAGCCTCATTCACACTATTGTTAATGGAATTTGGAGTAAGCAATATAAAGACATTACAGTCTCTAAACTGGAAGGCAACGCTTTCTTGTTTCGCATCCCCAACGTCGGCACTCGAAACCATGTTGTTAAACAACGCCTCTGGCAAATCGAGGGCCAAACGATGTTTGTTGCTCACTGGGAGCCCGGAAACCTGCCTGAGAAACCGTCCCTTTCTTCTGCTCCGATCTGGCTCGAACTCCGCAACGTTCCGCTACAGTTCTTCAACGAGGATGGATTAGAAAGGATCGCCGGCCTGGTTGGAGAACCCAAATACCTTCACCCTACAACAGCAAATAAAACAAATCTGGAAGTAGCGAAAGTGCTCACTATCATCGACCCAAGGCAGCCTCTTCCGGAAGCGGTTAATGTGCAATTCGAGTCTGGTGATATCAGTAGAGTGATTGTCTCCAGTCCATGGATGCCCCCTGTCTGCTCACACTGTAAGGAGATTGGGCACAACATTAAGCGCTGTCCATCTGCTCCTATTACTTGCAACACCTGCAAATCGACTGCTCACTCCACTGAGGCCTGCACTCGGACTCGGGGACCCGACAGCAAGAAGACTAAGCGCCCCAGGCGTCATGCCTCAACTCTTAAGCCTGCAGGTGTTCCTAGGGATAAGTCTGTTCCCCCTCGCCACGAATCCAGAGGCCGTCCTCCGGGTCCTGAAAAGGACAAAGGCATTGCCATCACAGACGTCCCATATGCTAAAACCCCTTCTACTAAACCCGCAGTTATGGCTCAGCTTAATGGAGATCAGGCTGGAACAAGCAAGGCTGCTGGTAATACTTCAGTCTCTGAAGTTGAATCTGACTCTGACGACATTCTCTCCTCCGATTCTGAAGTTGAAGAAGGGCAGTACACCCCAGTAAAAACAAGACACATGACCAGGCTTGGTCGGGACAGAGGTcccaaaaaaaactaatatcttTTTTATGTGTACAGAAATTTTTTGTTGGAATGTGCGTGGCTTCAATAAATCAACGCATCGTAGCGGCTTTAAGCATTTTATGCGGCGAAATAATTTTCTCTTTGGAAGTTTGATCGAAACCCATGTCAAGCAGCAGAAGCAGCAGAAGCTTGTCCATGCTGTGTTACCGGGCTGGCTTTTCGATAATAATTACTCTTTTTCGGAACTAGGAAAAATTTGGATTCTGTGGCATCCTAGTGTGAAGGTGGACGTCTTTCACAAATCTCTGCAACTGATCTCCTGCGAGGTCCAGCTCCCTGACTCGCCTACTCCTATGGTCGTTTCTTTTGTTTATGCTTCAACGGATGAATCTGTCAGACGGGATCTTTGGGATGAGTTGATCACTCTATCTAACGACCAGCGTCTATCAGGGAAACCGTGGGTTGTGCTAGGAGACTTCAACCAGGTTCTAAGACCGGAGGAAAACTCTGTTTCTGCTAGTCCCAATGTTGATCTCCCAACCCGTCTGTTTGCTGATACTCTAATTCAGTCTGGCCTCGTTGACTTAACCTTCAGAGGCTCCTCTAATACTTGGTGGAATAAGAGGCCTCTTGAACCTATTGCCAAGAAGCTCGACAGGATCTTAGTCAATGAAGAATGGTTTCTGGCTTTCCCTCTATCTTTGGCTTTCTTTGGGGAACCAGCATTCTCTGACCATGCCTCTATGAGCTTATCTCTCCAATCTGGGAACCCAAGGCAGAAGAAACCCTTCCGGTTCTTCAATTATCTCCTGGAAAATGAGAACTTCCTCCCGCTTGTAGCTAATCACTGGTTCTCGTATCAAGCCTCCGGACACTTTATGTTCAGAGTCGTCAAAAAGCTAAAGAGCTTGAAGAAGAAAATCAGGGAGTTTAGCAAAGACAATTACTCTGATATTGAAAAAAGAGTCAAAGAAGCTGCTGATGCTTTAGCCACTGCTCAGGTCCGCACTCTAAATAATCCTTCAATCGCCAACGCAGCTGTAGAACTGAACCTCCAGGAGAAGTGGATTAAGTTGTCAACGGCCGAAGAATCTTTCTTTTACCAACGCTCTAGGGTTACCTGGTTGCAAGTTGGTGACCGTAACACACCGTATTATCACCGTATGGCAAATTCAAGGCAAGCCAAGAACCATATTCACTATCTTGAGGATGCAAGTGGGCAAAGATTTGAATCTCAGTCTGACATTCAGAATCTATGCATTGACTACTTCTCCCAACTCCTTGGTAAACCTGTCGATCCGCCTTTGTTTATTCAAGATGACATCTCAAGCCTGTTTCAGTTTTCTTGCTCAGCTGACCAGCAAGCATCTATGGTTATGGCCTTCACTGCTGAGGAAATACGAACAGCTTTCTTCTCACTGCCGCGTAATAAAGCTAGCGGACCAGACGGTTTCTCCCCGGAGTTCTTTATGAGTGCTTGGCCTATTGTGGGAGGTGAGGTTATTGCTGCAGTATCAGAGTTCTTCTCCTCCGGATCGCTACTGAAACAGTTAAACGCTACCAACCTCGTCCTCATTCCCAAAATTCCTAACGCCTCTAAGACAACGGATTTCCGGCCTATTTCTTGCTTGAATACTATATATAAGGTGATCTCAAAACTCCTTGCTGATAGGCTCAAGCAAGTTATTAGCATGGCGGTTGGGCACTCTCAATCTGCTTTCATACCAGGCCGCCTCCTCTCTGAAAACGTTCTACTAGCTACTGAGATCATCCATGGGTACAACACCAACGCGGTTGAGTCGAGTGGAATGCTGAAGGTAGATCTAAAAAAAGCTTTTGACTCCATCAGATGGGATTTTGTTGTCGCCTCTCTGAGAGCAATTGCAGTGCCAGAAAAATTTATTAACTGGATCTACACCTGTATCAGCACGGTTTCCTTCTCTATCTCAGTCAATGGACATACGGGAGGATTCTTCAAGAGTACTCAAGGTCTGCGACAAGGAGACCCACTTTCTCCCTATCTCTTTGTGCTAGCTATGGAAGCGTTTTCAGGTCTCTTACGAGCTCGCTATAACTCGGGTTATATCCGGTATCATCCTCACACCGAGGATCTGGGGATATCTCACCTTATGTTTGCAGACGATGTGATGATCTTCTTCGATGGTAGCGGCTCGTCTCTCCATGGTATAAATGAAACCCTTGAGGATTTTGCAGGTTGGTCAGGCCTGTATATGAACAGAGACAAGACTCAGTTATTCCATGCTGGATTGAACCAAGTAGAAGCAAACGAGCTGGCAGTCTACGGATTTTCTACTGGCACGTTACCTATACGCTACTTAGGCCTCCCGCTTATGCACCGAAAGCTAAAGATCTCAGAGTACTCACCCCTGATTGATAAGCTAAACAGCAAATTCAATTTCTGGGCAACAAAGTCACTGTCTTTCGCTGGTCGAGCGCTGCTGTTAAAGACAGTTATTACTGGAATGGTTGTTTTTTGGATCTCCACTTTCTCTCTACTTAAAGGTTGTATCAGCAGGATCGAGTCGCTATGCTCGCGTTTTCTCTGGTCAGGCTCTATCGATAGACGAGTTCAGGCCAAGGTCTCTTGGAAGACGGTGTGTTTGCCAAAAGAGGAAGGGGGTATTGGTCTTAGAAGCTTTAGAAGTTGGAATACTGCTTTGCTCTTGCGCTTCATCTGGCTACTTTTCTCTGGTAGCGACTCTCTTTGGGTGGCTTGGCATAAAACGCACCACTGCCGTTCGTCGTACCAATTCTGGGCTCTCCAAGAATCTCAAACGCAAACTTGGAACTGGCGTTGCCTCTTACGGTTAAGAGACTTAGCCTCTCGTTTCTTGTTCAGTGAGATTAAAAATGGTCAAGACACAAGCTTCTGGTTCGACAATTGGACACCCTTGGGACCGCTGATAAACGTTTTTGGCCAGGCAGGAACCCGTAGGCTCAGAACCCCAATAGATTCCTCTGTAGCAGAAGCTTGTAACGCGAGCGGCTGGAGGCTTCCTCATCCTAGATCAGACCATGAAGTTACTCTTCACACATTCTTGTCTACATTACAACTGCCCTCCGTGGAAATGGGACAGGATTCATTCAGCTGGGTCATAGGACATGTCTCCTATACATCTTTTTCTTCCACCATGACTTGGGAGGCACTAAGACCAAGAGGCACAATCCAGCGATTGGCAAAGTACATTTGGTTCTCTAGCGCCACACCGAAGCACGCTTTCCAAATGTGGGTAACAAACTTAAACAGGCTCCCAACCCGTGATCGTTTGTCGTCCTGGGGGATGCAGGTCCCTCTAAGCTGTTGCATATGCTCAAATCTTCCAGAATCAAGGGACCATTTGATGCTCTACTGTCCGTACGTCTTAACTCTGTGGGCTGAGATCAGGGTCAGACTTCGATGCATTGTGCCTGTCTTCAACAACTGGTCCCACCTTATGGAATGGGCGTGTTTGTCTACAACAGGAGCTCCTGCTGTCTTAAGGATGCTTGTAGTCCAAGCTATGGTTTATTCTGTTTGGAGACAGCGAAACAACATGCTGCACAACCAGTCTCTTATTCCACCGTTAGTTGAGTTTAAAGACATCAACAGGCAGGTCATTAACTCCATATCTGCCCAGAGGACCAAGAAGAGATTCAGGGACCTCATGTGTAGATGGCTTATCTGATCCTTTAAGTCCCGCACAAGGATATAACATGATCCTCTTTTGAGCTTCCTTAGATTTTTAGTATATCAACCCCCCtgttttttactttctttttgcCAGGGTTTTGATTTGTATAGATTAGCTGCTCTTGTAGACAAATCTTTcatttttaatgatatttacatatttagcaaaaaaaaaaaaaaaaaaaaaaaaaaaaaaattatggttaCAAGATAATCCAAAATTTTCAGTAATTTGTATGTAAGTGGACCCTTTGATTAATCAACTTGTCCTAATACATCTATCAATATCTGATACTCTAGTCTTATGATTTCTCCATCGTTAGTTTTAGGTTATTCAAATTAAGTTATTGTACTTTATAACTATTGTAACACATCAATcaatatctaaaatactattgtaACACATCAATCAATATCTAAAATACTTACTTGTCTTATGACATTTCCATTACTAGTTATAGTTTAGTCAAATGAAATTCTTTGACTTTCTAACAATTTAATGAAACATTCCAACTTGGAGATATAATAGtagtttgaaattaaaataagaaataagcACTCCTAGAGAATAACACGCAATATTAAACGGATCTCCATCAAATAGTATTTGTAAAAGTACATATATGATATACAGTATATCTAATGACATTTCAGTTTTGCTTTGTTGAATAATGATGATAGCATTTGAATAGTCggaaatttatttatctatggACAGCACCTTTATTTAGAAATTAGTCTGAACTTTTTCATAGGCATGTGAAATATCCAGGttaattaaaaaagaatgaTGATAGCATTTGAATAGACACAAGTGGAACAAGACTTGTAGTCACGTACTTATGTACAGGGTGTGTTAACCTCCGATTATACACAAACTTTGACGCACTGCGAGGAAATGAAAATTGTCGACGCAGACACGCGTACTTATACTTTTCAAATATACTACTCACATGTTTATTTGGTAATCTCATTTAATGCATAATCATGCAAGCTGTACGTTAACCATCAATGGCATTTTCCCGTAAATACTCAACACGTTGATGGGTAATTTTGTCATGGTTTTGCTATATAAATACCCCATCAACTTGTTCACTGATGACATGCATTGTCTAAGACCAAACACAACATAGAGAAAGAAAGGCTTTCTGCAGTCACACACAAAAATGGCAGTTAAGATTTCAGTTTTTCAATCTCTTGTCTGTCTTTTCTACCGGTTTATCCTCCGGCGATACCGGAATCCTAaaccaaaataccaaaaatgcCCTTCTTCACTATTTCAGTCTGACCTATCACGCGACACATTGATCTTCAACTTAGAAAGAGCTCTTCTCAAATCCGAGTCTCTCTTCCCTTACTTCATGCTAGTAGCATTCGAGGCGGGAGGGGTGATAAGGTCATTTATCCTCTTCATTCTATACCCATTAATAACCTTGATGATAAGCCACGAAATGGGTGTCAAAGTGATGGTAATGGTGAGCTTCTTTGGGGTCAAGAAAGATAGTTTTAGAGCGGGGGGAGCGGTTTTGCCTAAACACTTCTTAGAAGATGTCGGACTTGATATGTTCAAAGTGTTAAGGAAAGGAGGGAAGAGAATCGTTGTGAGTTATGACCTTCCTCAAGTTATGATTGAAGGGTTCTTGAGAGACTACTTAGAGGTTGAAGTTGTTGTGGGTAGAAAAATGAAGGTCGTTGGTGGTTATTACTTAGGAATCATGGAGGATAAGACCAAACATGATCTTGTCTTTGATGAGTTGGTTCGTAAAGAGAGACTAAACACTGGTCGTGTTATTGGTATAACTTCCTATAACACATCTCTTCACCGATATCTATTCTCTCAGTTTTGCCAGGTCCGTATTccgtaattttatttatattttcttcaaaCATCTTTTACAACATATCTTATGTTATAATGACGCATCAAtggaaatatcatttaaatagtAAAAGCGACATTAGGATAAAATTAGTAAAAGCGACATTAGGatataaatagttaaaagtGGTGAGGTTGAAAGAGACACACCTTACATTAGATTTCTATTAATTGCAAAAACGAAATATAAACATAGAAAGCAACAAAAACAGATCATGGCCTCTTTACATCATTAAATACGAATATGAAGCGACGACAGAATCTGCATACGTAGTTATTAGCCATGACTTTGAAATACAACTTGTGGTTTTGAATTTTCAATACTTTAAAAACTGAGCATGTTAGGTATTTTCATTCATTGTTTACATGTTATACTCAACTGATTTTACTTAACTGTATCCTTTTAACAGGAGATTTATTGTGTGAAGAGATCCGACAAGAGAAAGTGGCAAACCCTACCAAAAAGCCAATACCCTAAACCACTGATCTTTCATGATGGTCGTCTCGCAATCAGACCAACCCTAATGAACACTTTGGCCTTGTTCATGTGGGGTCCATTCGCAGTCTTAGCCGCAGCAGCCAGGCTCTTTGTCTCTCTTTGCATCCCTTACACATTATCAATCCCAATCCTATGTTTCTTCGGTTGCAGACTGACCGTCCAGATCGACGACGTCTCATCTCAAAAGTTAAACTCTAGTGAACGCAAAGGTTGTCTCTTTGCGTGCAACCACAGAACTTTATTGGACCCTCTCTACGTTGGATTCTCTTTAAAGGAGAAAAACATCAAAACAGTTACGTACAGTTTGAGTAGAGTCTCCGAGATTCTAGCTCCCATCAAAACCGTTAGACTGAACCGTGATCGGGTCAGCGACGGGCAAGCCATGAAGAAACTATTGACCGAAGGAGATCTCGTTGTTTGTCCTGAAGGAACCACTTGTAGAGAACCTTACTTGCTAAGGTTTAGTCCTTTGTTCGCCGAGATTAGTGACGTCATCGTTCCCGTGGCAGTTACGTCACCCGCAACCTTCTTCTATGGTACAACGGCAAGTGGTCTCAAGGCATTGGAccctctcttcttcctcatggATCCTTATCCGACCTACACAGTCCAGTTTCTTGACCCTGTCCCCGGTGTCATGTGTCAGGATCCTGATGGGAAGTTGAAGTTTGAAGTGGCTAATCATGTTCAGAGCGCGATTGGGAAGGCATTGGATTTTGAATGCACCAATCTCACTAGAAAAGACAAGTATTTGATCTTGGCTGGTAATAATGGCGTTgtgaagaaaaattaaatatgttctCAGGATTTGAGTGTGTAATTTTCGGTGTAAAGTAACCAAATGCTTcattgatttttatatattttattatagtgTTAcgtaaatgttttaaaaaataatgatgCGTAAATTTATGTAACTAtctatgtttaaaaaataatgatgCGTAAATGTATGTAACTATCTATTTCGAACGGATAATCGTAGTCCAATGGTAAGGACTGAACTCGTACATCTATCCAAGTAGCGAGTTCGAATTTTACCAGAGGAAACTATTTCACGATGCATCGGTTCACCGTACAAATAAGGGTACATATTTTAGGATTCATTTGAATATCCGAAAAAGAATTTATTAATGGACTGCATCTTTCATCCGTGGATTAAGTCTGTATCTTTAATAGATCAGAGTTTAACCCTTTTCagtttaaaaaaactatttatttcttGGTGATCGTATCTTTAtactttgatattttaatacaaGTTCTGAGCACAGTTAGATAGAACATTTGTTTTGATTCAAATTCTTAAAAACTAGTATTATATATAGGTCATATATAGTCCCAAATTTGTTTGTACCTCTTAAATATCCGGCCCtgatcataatatatatacagatgTTCTTGCTTTTGCCGTTGTGGTACATTTATAAACAATGGTCCACAATACctaataatagtaaaaaatagaatacaaattatttagtatttagcaatcatttatatttattcggacacgtcataatatttttttagtttgtacGTTGTATCAGTAGGCACATGCATCATAAATGTTACATCGGTCTAGTCCAAATAATTAATGTAAccaaaacttattaaaatcatatataagcATAGACCCCGccttgtgtgtatatatatataaatatgcatgtggttaaaaaaaaatatatatggttgGTATAACTGTACCTATAGTTGTGCAGATTTGTCAACGTCGTTCACGTTGCCACTTCTGCAAACTCTTTGAATACGAGTTTTGAATACGAGTTTGATTGCACCTCTCCgcaaaagattaaaaaaattgaactgccgtgaaagaaagaagaaacggTACGTCTgtacatttagtttttttctttgaccGCTAGAATCATCATGTCATTGTTCAACGTAAGATGATTCAGAGGATAAGCCATTCTACATTCTATGCAGGATGGACGTCGCTACGACGACATGCATGCTTGTAATGTTTTAAATGCATTTCCCATTAAGCTTACGTCGCTCTTAGTCTATTCTGCATTCTAAGTTTTTCTTAGTCTTGCACAGAAAAAAGcgtgtaatgtttttttttgtaaagcaGTTTTTAATGGAATTtagaaaagtaagaaaaaaccTAACTTgagcaaaaaaataataaatcatgtaTATTCGTTGGTAAAAATAGTTATGTATATTAGAtgtttatagtttaatttaaaatatattaaattatatatttattttaattaatatttattaaatgagacttcatattcatattattttagtcaTTTGCATGTTTccataagaaaattttaaatcattggtcacaaaattttcaatgtaagatttttaacaatttagtaatttagttattttcaaaaattaaaatatacagaaaatctaaattttattttataattaatttgattggttaatttattttaataatataaaattaaacaaaatggTAAATGGTATacaaatttttatcaaatttttattattctaaatcattaattctcatatatgttttagtcatatttaattttgtaacttttattttaagaaaGAATGAGatcactaatattttattttatggttaatttaagaaaaatttagtataaatttaaatgtaccaaaatatattttcttgaacttttagaaaatattatagtGATGATACATGTCATAACAAAAATGTTGTAATACTTgtctaataatatataaggaaATTTCTAGTCGACATTCACTTGATAGGTTAATCACTACATGTTGGTCCAATCGTAAGCGCTAAAGAGGAAGCATTTTGGGTTCGATATGCGGTGACCATCAGAATTAACGTTAAATCAAAAGAATACGTGGGTTGCTGTCGGTCTCATGGGATTAGTTTGGGCGAAGCCTGGGACCCGacagttattaaaaaaaagttcactTGATAGGTGGTCTAATATGATATGTTATAATATTCTGAAACAATAAATATTGTGTTGTGTACAGCAGAAATCATTTCGTCTCTGGCCCATATATGTAATGGAGCTTACGGATTTAGATATGTTCCATGGTGGTGGTGgctaggcctgggcacggatcggatatccgggtttttgaaggtatttgtgatttgcttcgaatgttacggatatctaattttccgatttgctttgattcggaaaaatacggatattcggaaaaacggatatccggaaaataaatagatatttgcggatatttgcggatatttacggatatctcatttgttttgattaatacaaataatcttaaaaatttgatacaaattttttttggaaaatatttttttttgcatgatataaaggataaaaattaaaagatacaatgaatctacatattttgtaaaattttaaacttaattaacaattataataacacaaaactgaagaaaaaaattataattgtcataaatgtttttttccttttatgtaatatttttatataagtaataatatgaatagaatctgtcaaatcatatgttagaataataattttatacaattaaaattttaaatataatcaaaatatacatgtatttatatattgacggatcggatcggatattcgcttcccaaaattttagtatttgtgatttgcttcgatattaacggatattgaattttagtatttgctttgcttcgaaagcttacggatattcggaattttcggatcgaatagtaacggataacgaaccgaatcaaatttcacggataaaatgcccacccctagtgGTGGCCATCACTGTCGCATTGTCTAAACATAACTGTGTCGACACGTGTGCGTTAATTGGTCACAACACATATATTGAAAAAGTCCAACATTTGTTAGTTGTTACTCAACACAATAAGAAAGTTACAAAATGGTAACTGACACGTGCCTTTCTTGTTTTAATGGACAGGGTCATAAGGTTAGAAGTTGTCATTTAAGTCTATCGGCCCATTAGTTGGGTCCACCCCCATTAGTTGGGTCCACCGTTTCACAAAATCAATGAGCTTCTAAAACTAAAAGGACCAGTCGGCAATTTTATAGTTAAAGAGCATTTAAATTTAAAGGACCTAGTCtgcaatttatattttattctatctttagttttgtcttttttttttgtggccaCGACGATGATGGCGGCTGGAAGCTCCAAGATTCTACGGCTTCATTTCGCCTTTGAGAACGTCGACGTTGTCTCCGGTGAATATGGCGTGG includes:
- the LOC130499922 gene encoding uncharacterized protein LOC130499922, whose product is MCVKIPNSIIEKNKKSWEAFVIGQFYSDPPAQSLIHTIVNGIWSKQYKDITVSKLEGNAFLFRIPNVGTRNHVVKQRLWQIEGQTMFVAHWEPGNLPEKPSLSSAPIWLELRNVPLQFFNEDGLERIAGLVGEPKYLHPTTANKTNLEVAKVLTIIDPRQPLPEAVNVQFESGDISRVIVSSPWMPPVCSHCKEIGHNIKRCPSAPITCNTCKSTAHSTEACTRTRGPDSKKTKRPRRHASTLKPAGVPRDKSVPPRHESRGRPPGPEKDKGIAITDVPYAKTPSTKPAVMAQLNGDQAGTSKAAGNTSVSEVESDSDDILSSDSEVEEGQYTPVKTRHMTRLGRDRGPKKN
- the LOC108825996 gene encoding probable glycerol-3-phosphate acyltransferase 3 — encoded protein: MAVKISVFQSLVCLFYRFILRRYRNPKPKYQKCPSSLFQSDLSRDTLIFNLERALLKSESLFPYFMLVAFEAGGVIRSFILFILYPLITLMISHEMGVKVMVMVSFFGVKKDSFRAGGAVLPKHFLEDVGLDMFKVLRKGGKRIVVSYDLPQVMIEGFLRDYLEVEVVVGRKMKVVGGYYLGIMEDKTKHDLVFDELVRKERLNTGRVIGITSYNTSLHRYLFSQFCQEIYCVKRSDKRKWQTLPKSQYPKPLIFHDGRLAIRPTLMNTLALFMWGPFAVLAAAARLFVSLCIPYTLSIPILCFFGCRLTVQIDDVSSQKLNSSERKGCLFACNHRTLLDPLYVGFSLKEKNIKTVTYSLSRVSEILAPIKTVRLNRDRVSDGQAMKKLLTEGDLVVCPEGTTCREPYLLRFSPLFAEISDVIVPVAVTSPATFFYGTTASGLKALDPLFFLMDPYPTYTVQFLDPVPGVMCQDPDGKLKFEVANHVQSAIGKALDFECTNLTRKDKYLILAGNNGVVKKN